One stretch of Arachis hypogaea cultivar Tifrunner chromosome 20, arahy.Tifrunner.gnm2.J5K5, whole genome shotgun sequence DNA includes these proteins:
- the LOC112786126 gene encoding uncharacterized protein, producing MEEAPTPLEKNNKETKNLVVTDSDMEAAAHLIQLSDEDSSIINNKRSRRTIVNDEEEVDQRIISHVTWEKIREIFGEDEVSNQPKKQRRRYRSLVSIYMATTPLK from the coding sequence ATGGAAGAAGCGCCTACTCCTCTTGAGAAGAACAATAAGGAGACGAAGAACTTGGTGGTCACTGACTCTGACATGGAAGCCGCGGCGCACCTTATTCAACTTAGCGATGAAGATAGCAGCATCATCAACAACAAGAGGAGCAGAAGAACAATCGTCAATGATGAAGAAGAGGTTGATCAAAGGATAATAAGCCATGTTACTTGGGAAAAAATTCGAGAGATTTTCGGAGAAGACGAGGTTTCTAATCAGCCAAAGAAGCAGAGGAGAAGATATCGTTCTCTCGTCAGTATTTACATGGCCACAACACCATTGAAATAG